The sequence agtcccagctactcgggaggctgaggcaggagaatgatgtaaacccgggaggcggagcttgcagtgagctgagatccggccactgcattccagcctgggcgactgagtgagactccatctcaaaaaaaaaaaaaaaaaaaaaaaaagactagctcttgctatgttgcccaggctggtctctaactcctggcctcaagcaatcctcctgccatggtctctcaaagtgctggaattacaggtgtgagaccccACAGCCAGCCTATGCTCCCAGTTTTTTACAATGGGTCACCCAGAAAAGAAGTCCACATTTGTCAGCCTCTCTTGAGAGCTGCGTGTGACTGACAGGGTGAGAGGAAGTGGAGGTCACAACCTCTGGCTCCCCCTTTTCCCACCCCCACTTCCCACTGGGAGGTGAAAAAGCATCTCGGGCTACACAGAAGAGGCAGTGGCCCACAGAGAGGGGGAGCGCAGGAGGAAAGAAGCCTGGTCTCCACTCTGGCACAATGTGTGCTGTTCCTGCTTCTATTACAGTCCTGTGAGGGGCCACTGGCCCATGGCAGACAGACTGGGATCCTGTATATGCTCCTGTAATCCTTGTACAGGAAAATGGGGGCAACGAGGGGGCTGGAGAGGTGGTTCCAGATCGAGGAGCAGCTAGCCAGCCCCTCATCCCTCCCCTACCCGACCCCCACCATCCCTGGGACCCCAGCCCCTCTCCGCACCGGAAGTGCAAGCCCAGCTCCGTCAAGATCTCCATCTGAAGGGACAGGAACTCCTCCAGCAGCTGTGAGCTCTGCTCCAACCCGGGGCCTGTCACCCCAAACATCTCCACCTGGGACAGAGGGCACAGGAGTCAGGAGGCTCTGAGCTCTTGGGGTgaccccccaccccagccccgtTTAGTCCCAGCGACACCAGCCTTGGTGAAGTGGTGTACTCGGTACAGCCCCCGGGGTTCCTGTCCCGTGTTTGTCTCCGCCCGGTAGCAGGTGCTGGAACAAACCATCCTGGCAGAGAGCAGGGAAAGTCGGGTCAAGGAGGGAAGAGTGATTGTCACAAGTAGTGTCAGGGTCTAAGGAAACCAGGTGTCACCTGACTGGCAGGTCCCTGAAGGCCACGGCGTGGTCCATGAAGTAGCCTGGGAGGAGAGACCACAGGGTGAGCCAGGGCTGCCAGTGCCCAGAGGAAGCCTTTGGGAGAGTAAGAGGCACTCCCTCTGGTGGATGCAACCCCAGGTCAAGGCCCAGGGCTGGACTGTCACTGTACTGCTGTGCAGTTAACAACCTACACAACCGTACACGTTGGCCCTGGGGCTGCTGAGCTGCTCTGGGCAGGTGGTCACCCCCAGCGCTCCCTGGATGCTCCCAGTTGTCCTTCCACATCCGTCCTgctcctccccaccacccacccaccacccaaTCCTCacctgcaagccccacctccgcTGTTCCAGCCAGGTTGAGATCTTCGAAGCGAGCAGGGTCGATGTTGTAAATGTGGGATGGGTTGGCATTTGGTGTCATCCCACAGCCTTCCTGGGGGAGGCGGCCAGGCCACAGGGGTCAGGGGACAGGTAACCCTGGCCTCTCTCGTTTTACAGTCACAACCCCAGCTCCTCCCCTGCACATATCTGGAGccaccctggcctccctgctATGGCCCGGCCCCCTCAGCCTGGCCCCAGGGCGGTCTCCTCAGGTCTCCCTGCCTTGGGCACCCACGACAGGGCCTGACACCCAGGTGGGTGAGGGGAGCGGAGCAGAGGCCTCACTCACAAACACTGCTCCTCGGAGAAGGTCTGGCACCGTCATGGGGGTGAAGCCCTGTTCAGGGGAGAGGATGAGTGAGCAGAGCTGGGACCCCTACCAGACCCAGACCCCAAGCTCAGCCCCGAAGAAGGGGCGCTGCAGAGGGAGCCAGCAGCTTCCAAAGCCCCTTCCTCCTCAGACGAAACTGAGGCAGGGGctggcgcaggggctcacacctgtaatcccagcactttgggaggctgaggtgggcagatcacctgaggccaggagtttgagatcagcctggccaacatggcgaaaccctgtctctacgaaaaagatgaaaattagccggcatggagatcgtgctactgcactccaatctgggcgacagagcaaaactccgtcaaaaaaaaaaaaaagttagccagcatagtggtatgtgcctgtaatgccagctactcgggaggctgaggcgggagaactgcttgaacccaggaggtggaggttgcagtgcggtgagccaacattgcgccactgtactccagcctgggtgacacagtgagactccatctcaaaaaaaaaaaaaaagaacaaaaacaaaaagtacagaTCTGGCCACACCCTCCCCTGCTTAAAAGCCTCCCATGGCTCCCTAGTACCCTCTGGAAATGTTTGAGTCCCTCGCCGTGACCAGTGCTCCATGTAACCAGTCCCTGCCATGTTTCAACGGATGCTGTGATTCCCAAATGCTCCCTTTATACCACAAGCAGGCAGTGAGGTGCAACGATTCTAAGCACaggctccaggcccagctccagaCTGGCTGTGGGACCTTGGGCCAGGTacctcccctctctgggcctcaagcCCTCTCTCTAAAGTGGGGATGATGCCACCACCCACTTCATAAAGTTGTCGTAAGGACTAAATGTGTCAATGATGCACACGAAGCTCTGAGAGTAGTGACTAGGGCAGAGAAGAGGTCATCCCCATCCCCGCTGGGCCCTCTGAGCTCAGCTTCGATGCCACCCCCTCCAGGCAGCCCTCCTATCTTGGCCCATACCCGGCGGAGAAGCTTGTTGAATGTGAAGTTGACCAGTCCGTGCTGCAGGAGGGCTCCAGCCCCGCGCAGGTAATAGGAGCGGTGGCCAGACACGTGGGACAGGCGCCTAGGAGACAAGCAGACAGGTGGATGCACATGGGCCAGGCTGGCAGGGAACGTGGGGACGCAAACACCCGGGGGAAGAGGCCCAGCTactgggtggggctggggcatCAAAGATTCATGGCACTTCCACATCTCACGCTGAGGCCAACGAGGCAGGAGCCAGCTGTTGGGTGCGGGCAGCTGGGAGAGGGGCGCTGGGAGCCAGGGGAGGGCCTCACTTCTGACGGATGATGTCGAGTTTCTCGCCAATTTCCAGGTGGCCTCGGGGTTGGAAGGAGAAAGCTGGATGTGGGTGAAAAGCACCGGTGTAAGGCAGTGGGGGGAGAGGGACGGGGCCCAGAGAGAAGCTTCCAGAGAcagcagggaggagggatggTGAGAGAAAGTAAAGGAGgggcaggagagaagggagaagacatggaaagagagggaaagggagtgagcaaagggaagaaaagagagacggagagagggagagaaaagcagagacagggagaggaaatgagaggaggcagagacaggaataagaggaggggtggggaaggCAGAGTTAGAAACAGGAGAGAGGCCGGAGGAGAAGGGAACACCCCgaggaagggaggaggatcaGAGAGAAGGAGGCACAGAGTTGGGGAGAAAAAGCCCCGGAGACACGGACCAAAGCAGGGGGtcagacagagacacacacacacactcacccacactcacacacacacatacagacacacacagaggcagtcacacacacacacagacacgcacagagacagacacacacacagatacacagatacacacaagtacagacacagatacacacacacacagatacacacacacaaagacagacacgcacacagatacacacaaagacacacagatacacacagatatagacacacacacacatgcagacacagagacacacacacagacacagagatacagacacagacacacacacagatacagaggcacacagacacacacacacagacacacacacacagatacacacacacacagacacacacacacagatacacacacacacagatacacacacagatacacacacacacagatacacacacagatacagacacacacagacacacacacacagatacacacacacacagatacagacacacacagatacacacacacacagatacagaggcacacagacacacacacagatacacacacacacagatacagacacacacagacacacacacacagatacacacacacacagatacagacacacacagatacagacacacacagacacacacacacagacacacacacacagatacacacacacagatacagacacacacagatacacacacacacagatacggaggcacacagacacacacagacacacagagatacagagacacacacagatacagacacacacagatacacgaCACATGTCACACAACACATAGCATACAccacacatactcatacacatacGATACAATCACACAACACAGGGTGAGACTGCTCAGTGGTGAAGCGGGAGATAATGAAAACCCAAGGACCGCCTCTCAGAGACAGCTCGAGCCCGGCCAAGGCAGGAAGCTGGAGCCACCTCCTGTACCGCCAGGAGTTCTCCAGGCTCCAGACATGTTCCCAGACCCCAGGGGCCCCCACCCCGAGACCCCAGAACCCCCACACCACAGGGCTTGTCAGCTCCCAGGCCTGGGGTGTGGCCCACCTGGCTTGTCTCCGACCACGTGGAGTACTTGAGCCTGGCTCTCATCCCCGACGGGCTGCAGGGAGACAGCAGGAGTCACGGGAAGGCGGCACTAGGCGTGCCCCGGGCCTCCCTGCCACCCAGCACGGTGCTCACCACGTCTGGGTGGGTCTGGTTGGGCAGCTTCAGCGCCTGCAGATAGAACTGCTCCTCCAGCTGGGCCTCCCTGGGGTACAGGGGGAAAAGCTGCTTCCGCATCTCCCGGCCACGTGCCCGCAGACTCTGGTACCTGGGGTCCTGGGGGCAGCACAGGTGGGGTCAGCCCGGGAGAGGGTCAGGACTCCCTCAACCAGTGTGAGACCTTCATCCTGACTGGCAGAGCCCCTGTGGTGGACATTCATACCTCTTCTCCAGACCCAGCATCCTGAATGTCTCTGCAGGAACTTCCCTCACCATCACATGGCAGGTTCGTGGGGAAAAGAATCAGGCCTGGCCAACTAGAATGTTCTATTGCCTTGGCCACAATGACTGGCTCAGAGACAGGCACCTGATGCCAGCTGAACTCATGAGAATCAGCCCCAGGACTTTAACCGGAGCTATCAGGAAAGTGCTTGACTTTGCTTCCCACTTACACAAGGACAGAAAGCTGACCTGGGAATGGGAGGAACACAGGACCAAACATGGAGCCAGCGCCTGGATCCAGCCGTACCTGAAGCCAGTCTTAGTTCCATGCATCAAtatagcctattttttttttccccttagaccTGTTTGAGCTGTTTTCTGTTACAAAAGTGGAATAGTGACTGGCAGCGTATCCTCCCTGTGCACCCCCAACCCTGGATAGGACATCAACTCTCCACAGTACCTGCTGCACTTCACCACTGTCCTGGTTTGCCTGGTAGAAAAGAGACAGGGTGGGCGATTAGGTTGATAAAGTTGAGGgtggggaagagaaaaaagagtgaaaggtCAAACAAGGCCAGAGGATCTTAGTCTCCTGCTCTGTCAGTGCCTAGCTGGGTCCCTCTGCAACTCTGCTTCCATTTCTCTATTGCTAACACTACAAGGAGGCAAGATAATTAACAGTAATCACAGCTGCAGCTCCGTGTAGGAAGTGCTGCCTCCGTGCCAGGCTCTATGCACAGGGCTCTCCCATGCCATGATTTCTTCATAATCCACTTTAGGAGGTAGGCATTCATGGAAACCCTGTGAtaacggtttggctgtgtccccacccaaatcatatctcaaattgtaattccacCTGTtgaggaagggacctggtgggaggtgatcggGTCCTGGggacggtttcccccatgctgttctcgtgatagtgagttctcacgagatctgatggttgaaACGTGTTTGGCAGTTACCCCCTCTGGCTGTCTCCAGCCACCCTATGGAAGGGaaagtgccttgcttccccttttgccAAGACtgtaagtgtcctgaggcctcccagccacgtggaactgtgagtcaattaaaccgcTTTTCTTCATagattagccagtctcaggtattttctttctttcttttttttgggggggaggggggacggagtctcgctctgtcacccagagtggagtgcagaggcgcaatctcagctcactgcaagctccgtctcctgggttcacgccattctcctgcctcagcctcccgagtagctgggactactggcgcccgccagcacacccagctaattttttgtatttttagtagagacggggtttcaccgtgttagccaggatggtctcgatctcctgacctcgtgatccgcccgcctcggcctcccaaagtgctaggattacaggtgtgagccactgcgccggcctctttatttttttttgagacggagtcttgctctgtgccccaggctggagtgccgtggcgcgatctccgctcactgcaagctccgcctcccgggttcacgccattctcctgcctcagcctcccgagaagctgggactacaggcgcccgccaccttgcccggctagttttttttttttgtatttttagtagagacggggtttcaccgtgttagtcaggatggtctcgatctcctgacctcatgatccgcccaccctggtctcccaaagtgctaggattacaggcgtgagccaccgcgcccagctcagtctcaggtattctttatagcagtgtgaaaatggggccgggcgtggtggctcacgcctgtaatcccagcactttgggaggttgaggtgggcggatcacctgaggccagcagttggagaccagcctggccaacatggagaaacctcgtctctaaaaccttatactaaaaatacaaaaattagccgggtatggtggcacatgcctgtaatcccagttactcgggaggctgaggcacgagaatcccttgaacctgcgaggtggaggttgcagtgagccaacatcaggccactgtactcccgtctgggtgacagagtgagactctgtctcaaaaaaaaaaaaaaaaaaaaaaaaaaagaagaagaagaaaatggactaatataccctGTCTGTAGATTTGAAAATGGAGGCTCGGAGAGGTAAAGTCTGTCTGTGCATTCGAGGGCCTGCACCCAAGGCCCCCTTGACATTCCGAACCTTCCATGATCCTAAGCAGCTGAGGGAATCCAACAGCCTGGGTCTGAATGTTGGGCACCTACATGCTGTGAGCCCTTGGGCAAATCTCTgccccctctgagcctcagtatctccatctgtgaagtgggatgatAACAGGACCTCCCTGGGCAGGGCTGTTGTGCAGCTTCCCCGAGAAGATGAGTTAGCACTCAAAGAACATTAAATGATCCATTGTGTTGCTTCCATTGACTGTCCAGGACGTAGACAGCCCGAGGCTGGCCACTCAGCAGGTGCTGGGAGATGTGATTCAGGGTGGGAGAGGCCTCCAAACAGAGTGGTAAAAACCAACTGCCTGGGTGCGAACCTTGCCTCTCCCACTTCCTGGCTGTGAGACTTAGGTACTTTttcttgttgggttttttttttttttgaaacggagtctcgctttgtcgcccaggtggagtgcagcggcgtgatctcagctcactgcaagctccgcctcccgggttcacgccattctcctgcctcagcctcccgagtagctgggactacaggcgccttccaccacgcccgactaagtttttgtatttttagtagagacgggggtttcactgtgttagccaagatggtctcgatctcctgaccttgtgatccgcctgcctcggcctcccaaagtgctgggattacaggcgtgagccaccgcgccctgctctggttgttttttctttgagacagggtctcgctctgtcacccaggctggagtgtgatggtgcgatcatagctaactgcagcctcaaactctcggactcaagcgatcttcctgcctcagccccagagtagctgggaccacaggcgcatacCCCCCATACCCGGCCACTTAGGCCCGTTTTAAACTCTTAGGGCCTCACTTTCTCCCAGCTGTAAAACT comes from Macaca fascicularis isolate 582-1 chromosome 19, T2T-MFA8v1.1 and encodes:
- the SARS2 gene encoding serine--tRNA ligase, mitochondrial isoform X2 — protein: MAASMVRRLWPLLTRRGLRPHRGWISNGSPRRSFATEKRNRNLLYEYAREGYSALPQLDIEWFCACPEEAARALELRKGELRSADLPAIISTWQELRQLREEIRRLEEEKEAVTEAVRALLDPRYQSLRARGREMRKQLFPLYPREAQLEEQFYLQALKLPNQTHPDVPVGDESQAQVLHVVGDKPAFSFQPRGHLEIGEKLDIIRQKRLSHVSGHRSYYLRGAGALLQHGLVNFTFNKLLRRGFTPMTVPDLLRGAVFEGCGMTPNANPSHIYNIDPARFEDLNLAGTAEVGLAGYFMDHAVAFRDLPVRMVCSSTCYRAETNTGQEPRGLYRVHHFTKVEMFGVTGPGLEQSSQLLEEFLSLQMEILTELGLHFRVLDMPTQELGLPAYRKFDIEAWMPGRGRFGEVTSASNCTDFQSRRLHIMFQTEAGELQFAHTVNATACAVPRLLIALLESNQQKDGSVLVPPALQPYLGTDRITAPTHVPLQYIGPNQPRKPGLPGQPAVS
- the SARS2 gene encoding serine--tRNA ligase, mitochondrial isoform X1 — its product is MAASMVRRLWPLLTRRGLRPHRGWISNGSPRRSFATEKRNRNLLYEYAREGYSALPQLDIEWFCACPEEAARALELRKGELRSADLPAIISTWQELRQLREEIRRLEEEKEAVTEAVRALLANQDSGEVQQDPRYQSLRARGREMRKQLFPLYPREAQLEEQFYLQALKLPNQTHPDVPVGDESQAQVLHVVGDKPAFSFQPRGHLEIGEKLDIIRQKRLSHVSGHRSYYLRGAGALLQHGLVNFTFNKLLRRGFTPMTVPDLLRGAVFEGCGMTPNANPSHIYNIDPARFEDLNLAGTAEVGLAGYFMDHAVAFRDLPVRMVCSSTCYRAETNTGQEPRGLYRVHHFTKVEMFGVTGPGLEQSSQLLEEFLSLQMEILTELGLHFRVLDMPTQELGLPAYRKFDIEAWMPGRGRFGEVTSASNCTDFQSRRLHIMFQTEAGELQFAHTVNATACAVPRLLIALLESNQQKDGSVLVPPALQPYLGTDRITAPTHVPLQYIGPNQPRKPGLPGQPAVS